From Algoriphagus sp. NG3, the proteins below share one genomic window:
- a CDS encoding M56 family metallopeptidase: MDLLNDWIPESFLYAMGWTLVHSLWQLVLVGAALWLLLKVFHRKSTTFKHNLSLGGLALSFLIAVSTFFFELSSFRPTPLLERMAFDEMVFANAPATASLGGGGVIDMLINWIELQLPLLVNFWFVGALLFLFRLFHSLSEVRTLRKSSSEPQDFQLEKMMYRLMGKMNISKKVDLRLTSYGVSPITFGYFKPIILIPAGLIFQLSPVQLEAIIAHELAHVKRHDYLINLLQSLLEVLFFYHPCYWWMNQTVKELRENAADDVAVKAGISPRELAFSLAEVLNFAKQNPPELALAASTKRNPTLQRIKRILGHPAQTYPQNPIISIPMLLTLLLSAGLMATAQEDASVSFETATSIEDYMTAEEENIGFYSDVDFDLFPCNDTIVSKTDTVISVKQNKSFVYSHNGETITLEDMPELELAPMPPFPAEAMAPVMDFQMAPMPPIDIQMAPMMDVDMGVMPVMDFDMGTIPAMDFMVSPPVFVFDGRSFSPRDTVNMSKAEKDKWVKEMEKRAEAYAEKMEEWESEMKPKLEAYERKMAEWQKAYGPKMEAFEKRMAEWQKAYEPKMKEFEKKMEEWQKANEPRMKEFEARMKAWQDSNEPKMKAYEEKMKAWEKEMKPKMDEYQQKMEIWQKENAGKIEEYQKKLEQELKKKEDNK; the protein is encoded by the coding sequence ATGGATCTTTTAAACGATTGGATTCCTGAGAGTTTTCTTTATGCTATGGGTTGGACGCTCGTCCATTCACTTTGGCAGTTGGTGTTGGTAGGAGCGGCGTTGTGGCTTTTGCTAAAAGTTTTTCACAGAAAGAGCACAACCTTCAAGCATAATCTTTCATTGGGAGGTTTAGCGCTGAGTTTTCTTATTGCGGTATCTACTTTTTTCTTTGAGTTATCGAGTTTTCGCCCTACTCCTTTACTCGAGAGGATGGCATTTGATGAGATGGTTTTTGCCAATGCTCCGGCTACCGCGTCTCTAGGAGGGGGTGGGGTGATCGACATGCTCATCAACTGGATAGAACTCCAGTTGCCACTGTTGGTCAACTTTTGGTTCGTGGGCGCATTGCTTTTCCTTTTCAGGTTGTTCCATAGCCTCTCCGAGGTAAGAACATTAAGAAAATCATCGTCAGAACCCCAGGATTTCCAATTGGAAAAAATGATGTATCGTCTGATGGGGAAAATGAACATTTCCAAAAAGGTCGATCTCCGGCTTACCTCATATGGGGTGTCCCCCATTACTTTTGGCTATTTCAAACCTATTATTCTTATTCCTGCCGGTCTGATTTTTCAGCTTAGCCCAGTGCAGCTGGAAGCTATCATAGCCCATGAATTGGCTCATGTGAAGCGACATGATTACCTGATTAATCTTCTCCAGTCTTTGCTTGAAGTGTTGTTTTTCTATCATCCATGCTACTGGTGGATGAATCAGACAGTGAAAGAATTGAGGGAAAATGCGGCGGATGATGTGGCCGTGAAAGCCGGGATTTCTCCGCGGGAATTGGCTTTTAGCTTGGCAGAGGTATTGAACTTTGCGAAGCAAAATCCACCTGAGTTGGCACTGGCAGCCTCAACAAAACGAAACCCAACCCTCCAGCGAATCAAAAGAATACTGGGGCATCCCGCCCAGACATATCCACAAAACCCTATTATATCTATCCCTATGTTACTTACACTACTATTAAGTGCAGGCCTGATGGCGACTGCGCAGGAGGATGCTTCAGTGTCCTTCGAAACTGCTACGTCAATTGAAGACTATATGACTGCCGAGGAAGAAAATATTGGATTTTACAGTGATGTAGATTTTGATTTATTTCCTTGTAATGACACCATTGTCAGCAAAACCGATACAGTTATTTCGGTCAAGCAAAACAAATCGTTTGTGTATAGCCATAATGGAGAAACCATCACACTGGAGGACATGCCAGAGCTGGAACTGGCTCCTATGCCTCCATTTCCTGCCGAAGCTATGGCTCCTGTGATGGATTTTCAGATGGCACCTATGCCTCCGATAGATATTCAGATGGCTCCAATGATGGATGTTGATATGGGGGTCATGCCTGTGATGGATTTTGATATGGGAACTATTCCTGCGATGGATTTTATGGTTTCCCCTCCGGTTTTCGTGTTTGATGGTAGATCGTTCTCCCCTAGAGACACAGTAAATATGTCCAAAGCTGAAAAAGATAAATGGGTGAAGGAGATGGAGAAAAGAGCTGAAGCGTATGCGGAAAAAATGGAGGAGTGGGAGAGTGAAATGAAACCAAAGTTGGAAGCCTATGAGCGAAAAATGGCTGAGTGGCAGAAGGCATACGGGCCGAAAATGGAGGCTTTTGAGAAAAGAATGGCCGAATGGCAAAAAGCTTACGAGCCAAAAATGAAGGAATTTGAGAAGAAGATGGAAGAATGGCAGAAAGCAAATGAGCCGAGGATGAAGGAGTTTGAAGCCAGAATGAAGGCTTGGCAGGATTCAAACGAGCCTAAAATGAAAGCTTATGAGGAGAAAATGAAGGCTTGGGAAAAAGAGATGAAGCCAAAGATGGATGAGTATCAGCAAAAAATGGAAATCTGGCAGAAAGAGAATGCCGGAAAGATTGAAGAATATCAGAAAAAACTGGAGCAGGAATTAAAGAAAAAGGAAGATAATAAGTAA
- a CDS encoding FtsL-like putative cell division protein — MSTNAFRKKLKSGNKPKGGPRKSVFGWIEDKLDITGILGEGVPVQLVPPVGFVALLALIYIWSNHRAENMVRRIDKVQQEVEDLRADVTTLEAEYMLGSMQSEVAKKVAALEIFELNQPPIKIEIEK, encoded by the coding sequence ATGAGTACTAACGCATTTAGAAAAAAACTGAAATCAGGCAATAAGCCAAAGGGTGGTCCAAGGAAATCTGTCTTCGGATGGATAGAGGATAAGCTGGATATCACCGGAATTCTGGGTGAAGGTGTGCCTGTGCAATTGGTGCCGCCTGTAGGGTTTGTGGCTCTATTGGCTTTGATATATATATGGAGTAATCACCGTGCTGAAAACATGGTAAGAAGGATTGATAAGGTGCAGCAGGAAGTGGAGGATCTACGTGCTGATGTCACTACGCTGGAAGCGGAATATATGCTTGGTAGTATGCAGTCTGAAGTGGCTAAGAAGGTCGCCGCTCTGGAAATATTTGAACTCAATCAGCCACCTATAAAAATCGAAATAGAAAAGTGA
- a CDS encoding BlaI/MecI/CopY family transcriptional regulator, whose product MSKPTESELEILSLLWEMKEASVRQIHERLAETKDTGYTTTLKTMQNMHAKGLVNRNEEQRTHVYSPLTSQKETQKSLLKNLVSTAFGGSAQQLVLQALGEEKPSKVELDEIRAFLDQLEHKK is encoded by the coding sequence ATGAGCAAGCCTACCGAATCAGAATTAGAAATACTTTCCCTATTGTGGGAAATGAAAGAAGCTAGTGTTCGCCAGATCCATGAGCGACTGGCAGAGACCAAGGACACAGGGTATACCACTACGCTAAAGACGATGCAGAATATGCATGCCAAAGGATTGGTAAACCGTAATGAGGAGCAACGTACACATGTTTATAGTCCTTTGACCAGTCAGAAGGAGACGCAGAAGTCTTTGTTGAAAAATCTGGTTTCTACTGCATTTGGTGGCTCAGCCCAGCAGCTGGTGCTTCAGGCTTTGGGAGAAGAAAAACCTTCCAAAGTGGAGTTAGATGAAATTCGTGCATTTTTAGATCAACTAGAACACAAAAAATAA
- a CDS encoding YpdA family putative bacillithiol disulfide reductase, which yields MSNKIYDLLIVGGGPIGLACGVEAKKAGLDYVIVEKGALTNSIYNYPINMTFFSTSDRLEMAGIPFMSIGNKPNRTEALEYYRRIFSHFDLHVKLYEAVEKLEKKDALFQVKTSKGEYITRNIVMATGFYDLPNLMNIPGEDLPKVHHYYKEPWPFINQKIVVVGGANSAVDAALETWRKGAEVTMILLDEEVDQAVKYWVRPDIVNRIKEGSIKAFTKSKLKEIRKHEVVIDTPAGDVTIENDFVLAMTGYKPNFGLLNQLGVKLSQDDKCQPEYNELSHESNVPGVYLAGVVCGGLNTREFFIENSVVHAGMIVKDIVGKRK from the coding sequence ATGTCCAATAAAATATATGACTTGCTGATCGTCGGCGGCGGACCTATCGGCCTTGCCTGTGGGGTAGAAGCAAAAAAAGCAGGCTTGGATTATGTGATCGTGGAAAAAGGCGCACTCACCAATTCCATCTATAATTACCCAATCAACATGACTTTCTTCTCTACTTCAGACAGACTGGAGATGGCAGGAATTCCTTTTATGTCGATAGGGAATAAGCCTAACCGTACCGAAGCACTGGAATATTATCGAAGAATTTTTTCTCATTTCGACTTACACGTGAAGCTTTATGAAGCTGTAGAAAAGCTGGAAAAAAAAGACGCCCTGTTCCAGGTCAAGACTTCAAAGGGGGAATACATCACGAGGAACATCGTTATGGCTACCGGCTTTTATGATTTGCCCAATCTTATGAATATCCCAGGCGAAGACCTGCCCAAAGTCCATCATTACTATAAGGAGCCTTGGCCTTTTATCAACCAAAAAATTGTAGTAGTGGGTGGAGCTAATTCTGCTGTAGATGCCGCACTCGAGACTTGGAGAAAAGGAGCTGAAGTCACGATGATCTTACTTGACGAAGAAGTAGATCAGGCTGTAAAATACTGGGTGCGCCCGGACATTGTCAATCGCATCAAAGAAGGATCTATCAAAGCCTTCACCAAATCAAAGCTCAAGGAAATCCGCAAGCATGAAGTGGTCATCGATACACCAGCTGGAGATGTAACGATAGAAAATGACTTTGTATTAGCCATGACTGGATACAAACCTAATTTCGGATTATTAAACCAGCTGGGGGTAAAACTTAGCCAAGACGACAAATGCCAACCTGAGTACAATGAGCTCAGCCATGAATCTAACGTACCCGGAGTTTATCTTGCCGGAGTGGTGTGTGGGGGATTGAATACGCGAGAGTTCTTTATCGAAAACAGTGTGGTGCATGCAGGGATGATTGTGAAAGATATTGTGGGTAAGAGGAAATAA
- a CDS encoding NRDE family protein produces the protein MCLVALSWQSHPEFPVIISGNRDEFYERPSEEIHQWPSGFYGGKDLRSGGTWLGYHPNGRWSLLTNYRDFKNPRNAQISRGKLVQAWLESHLSPVEYLQGIQEYQQLYDGFNLLVSDGKRLFYLSNYSSGIREIHPGIYGLSNALIDDPWPKVELAKTQLEKLIKKDFTTNDLLNILKSTETYPLDKLPDTGLPLDMETALSAQLIRMQGNYGTVSATALVQHTTGLVKLKQRSYGWQSEIYKDKEIEFHLDQT, from the coding sequence ATGTGTCTAGTAGCATTATCATGGCAATCCCATCCTGAATTCCCGGTGATCATAAGTGGAAACAGAGATGAATTTTACGAAAGGCCTTCTGAAGAAATCCACCAGTGGCCGAGCGGCTTCTATGGTGGCAAAGATCTCCGCAGCGGTGGCACCTGGCTGGGCTATCACCCCAATGGACGCTGGTCTCTGTTAACCAACTACAGGGATTTCAAAAACCCAAGGAATGCCCAGATCAGCAGAGGTAAGCTGGTACAAGCATGGCTGGAAAGTCATCTTTCTCCTGTAGAATACCTGCAGGGAATACAAGAATATCAACAGCTATACGACGGGTTCAATCTACTGGTAAGCGACGGCAAAAGGCTTTTTTATCTCAGTAATTATTCTTCTGGAATTAGAGAAATCCACCCGGGGATTTACGGTCTAAGCAATGCCCTTATAGACGACCCCTGGCCAAAAGTAGAATTGGCTAAAACACAATTGGAGAAATTGATCAAAAAGGATTTTACCACCAATGATCTGCTGAATATCCTTAAATCAACAGAAACTTATCCGCTTGACAAGCTGCCTGACACAGGACTACCCTTGGATATGGAAACTGCTCTTTCCGCACAATTAATCAGAATGCAGGGAAATTATGGAACGGTTTCGGCAACAGCATTGGTTCAACATACAACTGGGCTAGTAAAGCTCAAACAAAGAAGCTACGGATGGCAATCTGAAATCTACAAGGATAAAGAAATCGAATTCCATCTTGATCAAACCTAA
- the mraZ gene encoding division/cell wall cluster transcriptional repressor MraZ, whose amino-acid sequence MFRSQYDCKLDPKGRLVLPAKIKAAIPEANGATLMLRMAEDRCLALYPMVEYKKLENKIKALSIHNPEQRLLQRSFFNSVVDVELDSAGRLLIPKVYQAYAGLEKEVVVVGNGGRIEFWSQENYSKNIIVDPADLSGLMEKHLI is encoded by the coding sequence ATGTTCAGAAGCCAATACGATTGCAAGCTAGATCCCAAAGGGCGTCTGGTATTGCCGGCCAAGATAAAGGCGGCAATACCAGAGGCTAATGGGGCTACGCTTATGCTTCGGATGGCTGAAGATAGATGTTTGGCTCTTTACCCCATGGTGGAATACAAAAAACTTGAAAATAAAATCAAGGCACTTTCTATACATAACCCTGAGCAGAGATTGCTGCAGCGCTCCTTTTTCAATTCAGTAGTGGATGTGGAATTGGACAGTGCGGGGAGATTGTTGATCCCAAAGGTCTATCAGGCTTACGCGGGACTAGAGAAAGAGGTGGTGGTAGTAGGTAACGGTGGGCGGATAGAGTTCTGGAGCCAAGAAAACTATAGTAAGAATATCATAGTTGATCCTGCAGACCTTTCTGGTCTGATGGAAAAGCATCTCATTTAA
- a CDS encoding ATP-dependent DNA ligase, which yields MKSFAKLIEKLDATNKTKQKVAALADYFAQAEEQDKLWTIAILSHRRPPRPVNITLLRTYAAELAQIPLWLFEESYHIVGDLAESIALVVPNDQHTCHKSLSEILQELVLLKPKTEYEKKLYVQHMWMQLDYYSRFVFTKLLTGSFRIGISQKLMTKALSLVTSVPEDELAYRLMGNWNTEETTFEELIFGRNEQAYVSKPYPFYLAYALECDVHELGEVTQWAAEHKWDGIRGQIICRKGEIFVWSRGEELVTDKYPEIADLVNFLPLGTVIDGEILPYIDGQIGLFNDLQTRIGRKNVSKAILAKVPVIFKAYDILEYQGKDIRELPYQDRRLLLEELVSRTNHPSLQLSDQMNFTSWDEAIAERELSREKRSEGLMLKKKSAPYQVGRKKGDWWKWKIEPLTIDAVLTYAMRGHGRRTNLFTDYTFGLWQLNEAGKKELVTFAKAYSGLTDKEFAQVDNIIKRTTLERFGPVRSVEPTLVFELAFEGIAFSNRHKSGVSVRFPRILRWRKDKKIEDANTLDDLKALIPK from the coding sequence ATGAAATCATTTGCTAAACTGATTGAAAAGCTGGATGCCACGAATAAAACCAAGCAAAAGGTGGCAGCTTTAGCAGATTACTTTGCGCAAGCTGAGGAGCAGGACAAGCTATGGACAATAGCCATTCTCTCTCATAGACGCCCTCCACGACCAGTAAACATAACTCTCCTGCGGACTTACGCCGCGGAACTCGCCCAGATTCCCCTGTGGCTTTTTGAAGAAAGTTACCATATCGTGGGAGACTTGGCAGAATCTATTGCTCTTGTGGTGCCGAATGATCAGCATACCTGCCACAAATCATTGAGTGAAATCCTTCAAGAACTGGTCTTGCTGAAACCAAAAACAGAATATGAAAAAAAGCTGTATGTACAACACATGTGGATGCAGCTGGATTACTATTCGAGATTTGTGTTTACCAAGCTTCTGACTGGATCCTTCCGTATTGGGATTAGCCAGAAGTTAATGACCAAAGCACTTTCCCTGGTCACCTCTGTGCCAGAAGATGAACTTGCCTATAGACTGATGGGCAACTGGAATACTGAAGAAACTACGTTCGAAGAATTGATATTTGGAAGAAATGAGCAAGCCTATGTTTCCAAACCCTATCCTTTTTATCTGGCATACGCATTAGAATGTGATGTGCATGAACTAGGAGAAGTTACTCAATGGGCCGCAGAACATAAATGGGATGGCATCCGGGGGCAGATTATCTGTCGGAAAGGAGAAATTTTTGTCTGGTCCAGGGGTGAAGAATTAGTGACAGACAAATATCCGGAGATTGCCGATTTAGTCAATTTTCTCCCCTTGGGCACCGTCATAGACGGAGAGATATTGCCATATATTGATGGTCAGATAGGCCTCTTTAACGATCTCCAGACCCGTATCGGTAGAAAAAATGTAAGCAAAGCTATTCTGGCAAAAGTGCCGGTAATCTTCAAAGCATATGACATTCTAGAGTATCAGGGAAAAGATATCAGGGAATTGCCTTACCAAGACAGAAGGCTTCTCCTGGAAGAATTAGTGAGCAGAACAAACCACCCATCGCTACAGCTTTCGGATCAAATGAACTTCACCTCCTGGGATGAAGCTATTGCCGAACGGGAATTGTCCAGAGAAAAGCGTAGCGAAGGATTGATGCTGAAAAAGAAGTCTGCACCATATCAGGTGGGACGAAAAAAAGGGGACTGGTGGAAATGGAAAATAGAACCCCTGACCATAGATGCAGTACTTACCTACGCCATGCGTGGGCATGGGAGAAGAACAAATCTTTTTACCGACTATACCTTTGGGCTATGGCAGCTTAATGAAGCGGGAAAAAAGGAGTTAGTCACCTTTGCAAAAGCATATTCAGGGCTTACTGACAAAGAGTTTGCTCAGGTTGACAACATAATCAAACGGACAACGCTTGAACGTTTTGGCCCAGTCCGAAGCGTAGAGCCGACTCTTGTATTCGAATTGGCTTTTGAGGGAATAGCATTTTCTAACCGTCATAAGAGTGGTGTGTCCGTCCGGTTTCCCCGGATATTACGCTGGAGAAAGGATAAAAAAATCGAGGATGCAAATACGCTCGATGATCTAAAAGCACTCATCCCTAAGTAG
- a CDS encoding CsbD family protein produces the protein MSEFEDKVKGNWNEIKGKLKQQYGDLTDDDLTYSEGKSDELLGKIQKKTGKSKEEVKAFIDKL, from the coding sequence ATGAGTGAATTTGAAGATAAAGTAAAAGGAAACTGGAACGAGATAAAAGGTAAATTAAAGCAACAATACGGTGATTTGACTGACGATGATTTGACTTACAGTGAAGGAAAATCGGATGAGCTTCTAGGTAAGATCCAGAAGAAAACCGGTAAATCAAAAGAGGAAGTCAAAGCATTTATAGACAAGTTATAA
- a CDS encoding alkene reductase, which translates to MNKTQALLNPITLPGGLELKNRIWMAPMTRSRAENPANKPFEIHEKYYAQRASSGLIITEGSQVSEEGVGYINTPGIYSDAQVEGWKGVTKAVHYKGGKIFIQLWHVGRISHPDFHNGNLPLAPSAINPNEKSFTPEGFKETVTPKEMSREEIKQTIQDFKNAGKNAMEAGFDGIEIHSSNGYLLHQFFNATSNTRRDEYGGSIENRAKILFEIIDTLKEVMPEQKIGLRLNPSLHGVFGMTADEQTIPTFEYIVRKLNAYDLAYLHLSEPFSDVSDISYLVTDIAKHFRPLYKGTLVANGGFDQEKGNKIIEEGDADAVAYATLYISNPDLVERIASNADLAQPDKETYYTPGEKGYTDYPPMKES; encoded by the coding sequence ATGAATAAAACTCAAGCACTTCTAAACCCCATCACACTTCCCGGGGGATTAGAACTAAAAAACAGAATATGGATGGCTCCGATGACAAGAAGCCGTGCAGAGAATCCGGCAAATAAACCTTTTGAAATCCATGAGAAATACTATGCACAGCGGGCATCTTCAGGGTTAATAATCACTGAAGGGTCTCAGGTCTCAGAAGAAGGCGTAGGATATATCAACACACCGGGAATATATTCAGATGCCCAAGTCGAAGGATGGAAAGGAGTAACCAAAGCCGTACACTATAAAGGCGGAAAGATATTTATTCAGCTTTGGCACGTGGGCAGGATATCCCATCCTGACTTTCATAACGGGAATTTGCCTTTAGCCCCTTCGGCAATCAACCCTAATGAAAAATCATTTACTCCCGAAGGTTTTAAAGAAACAGTCACTCCTAAAGAAATGTCAAGGGAAGAAATCAAGCAAACTATCCAGGATTTCAAAAATGCAGGAAAAAATGCAATGGAGGCAGGTTTTGACGGTATTGAAATCCACAGTTCCAATGGCTACCTCCTGCATCAATTCTTCAATGCTACCAGCAATACAAGAAGAGATGAATATGGAGGATCGATTGAAAATAGAGCCAAAATCCTATTTGAAATCATCGACACACTCAAAGAAGTCATGCCAGAACAGAAAATCGGATTGAGGTTAAATCCATCATTACATGGGGTGTTTGGGATGACGGCAGATGAGCAGACAATCCCAACATTTGAATACATTGTGAGAAAACTCAATGCTTATGATCTGGCATATCTCCACCTTTCTGAGCCATTTTCGGATGTCTCTGACATATCTTATCTGGTCACCGATATTGCCAAGCATTTTCGTCCGTTATATAAAGGAACCCTCGTAGCCAACGGCGGTTTTGATCAAGAGAAAGGCAACAAAATAATCGAAGAGGGAGATGCAGATGCCGTGGCCTATGCTACGCTCTATATTTCCAATCCTGATCTGGTGGAGCGAATTGCCTCAAATGCTGACCTGGCCCAGCCTGACAAGGAAACCTACTACACTCCAGGGGAGAAAGGCTATACCGATTACCCTCCTATGAAGGAATCTTAA
- the rsmH gene encoding 16S rRNA (cytosine(1402)-N(4))-methyltransferase RsmH has product MTESNYHIPVMLAECTEGLSINPDGIYVDVTFGGGGHSREILKHLDKGHLYAFDQDVDAEANVPVSANFTFVAANFRDLKKYLRLHGVKKVDGVLADLGISSHQIDEPSRGFSTRFSGSLDMRMNQSADLSAKEILNTYDEGRLHKIFGMYGEVKNAKTLAQAIVSERTSQQFETTEGFTSFLKRYAPRGKDFKYYAQVFQALRIEVNDEMGALEEMLLASVEVLKPEGRLVVMSYHSLEDRLVKNLMIKGRFQGEVEKDFYGNLIRPLEPVSRGAVVASAEEIASNPRARSAKLRIAKKTEV; this is encoded by the coding sequence ATGACAGAGTCTAATTACCATATCCCAGTGATGCTAGCCGAATGCACTGAAGGCTTGTCTATTAATCCCGACGGGATCTATGTGGATGTGACTTTTGGTGGAGGTGGGCATTCGAGAGAGATCCTGAAGCATCTGGATAAGGGGCACTTATATGCCTTCGATCAGGATGTGGATGCTGAGGCTAATGTCCCAGTGAGCGCCAACTTTACTTTTGTGGCAGCCAATTTCCGGGATTTGAAAAAATACCTGAGGCTTCATGGTGTGAAGAAGGTGGATGGTGTTTTAGCTGATTTGGGGATTTCTTCCCATCAGATAGATGAGCCTTCCCGGGGGTTTTCCACACGGTTTAGCGGTAGTCTGGATATGAGAATGAATCAGTCTGCGGATCTGTCGGCCAAAGAAATTCTGAACACCTATGATGAAGGTAGGCTTCACAAGATATTCGGGATGTATGGTGAGGTGAAGAATGCCAAGACGCTGGCGCAGGCGATAGTCTCTGAAAGGACATCGCAGCAGTTTGAGACCACGGAAGGATTCACGTCTTTTCTGAAAAGATACGCTCCCCGGGGCAAAGACTTTAAATATTATGCTCAGGTCTTTCAGGCATTGAGAATAGAAGTGAATGACGAGATGGGAGCTTTGGAGGAGATGCTACTTGCTTCAGTAGAAGTGTTGAAGCCTGAAGGCAGACTTGTGGTGATGAGTTACCATAGTCTGGAAGACCGTCTGGTGAAAAACCTGATGATCAAAGGAAGGTTTCAGGGTGAAGTGGAAAAGGATTTCTACGGAAATCTTATTCGTCCCTTGGAGCCTGTAAGCAGAGGTGCTGTGGTGGCAAGCGCTGAAGAAATAGCGTCCAATCCACGTGCTAGAAGTGCCAAACTCAGAATAGCGAAGAAGACAGAAGTATGA
- a CDS encoding ligase-associated DNA damage response exonuclease — protein MASSDLLIFNSKGIYCPQAEVYLDPWKPVKCAIITHGHSDHSRYGNVHYLTHHNNIPIIRHRLGDINVQGVSWNEPFHINGVKFSLHPAGHIVGSSQVRVEHKGEVWVFTGDYKTENDGVCTPYESIQCNTMITECTFGLPAFKWKNQTSVFEEINTWCQNNKEEGKTSVLLGYTLGKAQRILKHLDPSVGKIFTHGAVENMTEVIRPLVNMPQTTLITKDITAKEIRGNIVIAPPSAHGSPWIRKLVPFETGTCSGWMAFRGARARRATDKGFVLSDHCDWQGLLHSIQASNATRVICTHGYTDIFSRYLCELGYDASVENTHYEGEKEDNSGVETAQAS, from the coding sequence ATGGCTTCTTCCGATCTTTTGATTTTTAATTCCAAAGGCATTTATTGCCCCCAAGCTGAAGTCTACCTCGACCCATGGAAGCCAGTGAAGTGCGCAATTATCACTCATGGCCATTCCGACCATTCCAGATATGGCAACGTTCATTACCTCACACATCATAACAACATCCCCATCATCCGCCATAGATTAGGAGACATCAATGTGCAAGGAGTCTCCTGGAACGAGCCTTTCCATATAAACGGTGTCAAATTTAGCCTACATCCTGCCGGACACATTGTCGGATCTTCGCAGGTTCGGGTAGAGCACAAGGGCGAGGTGTGGGTTTTCACAGGAGATTATAAAACAGAAAATGATGGAGTCTGCACCCCTTATGAATCCATACAGTGCAACACCATGATTACAGAATGCACATTTGGACTTCCTGCTTTCAAGTGGAAAAACCAAACTTCTGTATTTGAGGAAATAAATACCTGGTGTCAAAACAACAAGGAAGAAGGTAAAACTTCCGTACTCTTAGGCTACACACTCGGAAAAGCCCAGCGAATCCTCAAGCACCTGGATCCATCTGTAGGAAAAATATTTACACATGGAGCGGTGGAAAATATGACGGAGGTAATCCGTCCCTTAGTAAATATGCCCCAGACAACGCTCATCACTAAGGACATTACTGCAAAAGAAATCAGAGGAAATATAGTGATAGCACCTCCCAGCGCACATGGCTCTCCCTGGATCCGAAAGCTAGTTCCTTTTGAAACCGGGACATGTAGTGGCTGGATGGCTTTCCGGGGCGCAAGAGCCCGGAGGGCTACCGATAAAGGATTTGTACTTTCTGACCATTGCGACTGGCAAGGGCTGCTCCACAGTATCCAAGCAAGTAATGCGACCAGGGTGATCTGCACCCATGGATACACAGATATCTTCAGCAGATACCTATGTGAACTTGGATATGACGCAAGTGTGGAAAACACCCACTATGAAGGCGAAAAAGAGGATAATTCAGGTGTGGAAACTGCACAAGCATCATGA